The genomic segment TTTCGCTTGTGTTTACAGCCCAGGTCTTTCTAGACATCCACTACACGATGCGTGCCGCGACACGACGGAGCTTTGAGGCTATGGTCAAGTAGACCAGTGTGATGGATAATTCGCTAGGGAGCCACCTAGAGTTTCACAAACACTTGAAGATCAACAACTGGCCTGCTTCGAACGACCACGCGCTGCGGGAACTCAGTCGTTTGATCCAGTGGATGCTAAGGACCCGGTGCACGGCGCCAAGGCGAGGGTTAGCATAGGCTTAGGAATGCCTGTGCCCCCGGAGATGGAGGTCCATCGCATCATGATCTACTCGCCCGTGCTGAGCggtctcttcctcttccgtCTCCGCACCGAGATGTACGACGTTGGCCTGGCCGTCGCTAACGCCTGGGGTTCCGTCACGTACACCGCCCACCTGTATAATGCCTTGCGAGGGAGCCGCCTGCTAGACGGCCTGTGGCCTGATATGGAGGTTATGCTTACCCTGCTTGGTGACTCTGGTatctggggggggggggggggcgagcGCCCGGGGACGAGCATGGACTGTTTTCACAAGTTCTGTCTCCAGATGGGGATTTCGGCTGCCGCCTTCACTGGAaaccgccgacgaagacCTGCGATTGCCTCGCGCGCCGGTCCGCGAGGTATCGAGGAGGGTGCCCCCGTGTCGTCCATGTTTAAGGCCCAGGTGTGCTCTGGTGCTGGCGTCGAGTGGACGCCCGATCTGCTCGATGACATCGTCGCACGCAGCGCCTATCGGCAGGAGGGCTCGATCGACAACGGAGACTTGATCATGGCGCAGATTGACGATCCACAAGAGCtcagggcgagggcggctgGGAAAGGCCGGGCcgccgatggcctcgtccCTGACGAGCTTGTCGCCACGCTTGTCATGGCGCTGAACTGCGAGTCTCTCGAGATGGCGTTCCCCTACCTAATGATGCATCGCTGGTGCTGGAGACTCCTTCGTTCGGTCAAGGATGCTTGCGACCCTGTCTTGAGAGAGCTGTATACACCCGCTTACATGGAGAAAGAGAGCGAGTTGCCCTGGGTGGTTTATTACGTTCtcatggcggcggctggtGTTGAGGGGGCTCCCGACATGAGGCTCCTTCAGCTTGCGGCGGATTGCTATAATTCTATGATCGGTTCCGAGGCCGGCATGCTAGCGATTACGGTCGCACGCAGTATCGGCAAGgataagtcagactacccacttttcggcaccccccccatttcggcaccccaaaaatgcctcaaatgcctcatcaccagaacatacccctcaactttcaacatcaacaacattttctatacttatgcgaataacctcattttttcctcagagcttcttttcaaccttatgggccagtataccgaagatgaagtcaatcaggcccttgacgcaataaccaacggcatgcccattaagagggctggtcaggtgtatggcatcccaagatcaacacttcagtatcggattaagggcactcaaccaaggtcaattgccttttctgacctgcagagactttctgttagtcaggaggctaaactggctgaatgggttcgcattcagcatgcccttggtgttgccccaacccatctgcaagtgaggctattcgcagaaaggatcctccatgccatgggggatacagagcctataggaaaaggctggatccaagccttcttgaagaggaatccatcagtcaaggtccagagaagtcgccctatcgatt from the Colletotrichum higginsianum IMI 349063 chromosome 11, whole genome shotgun sequence genome contains:
- a CDS encoding Ank-repeat protein mbp1 produces the protein MEVHRIMIYSPVLSGLFLFRLRTEMYDVGLAVANAWGSVTYTAHLYNALRGSRLLDGLWPDMEVMLTLLGDSGIWGGGGGERPGTSMDCFHKFCLQMGISAAAFTGNRRRRPAIASRAGPRGIEEGAPVSSMFKAQVCSGAGVEWTPDLLDDIVARSAYRQEGSIDNGDLIMAQIDDPQELRARAAGKGRAADGLVPDELVATLVMALNCESLEMAFPYLMMHRWMLATLS